Proteins encoded together in one Bactrocera neohumeralis isolate Rockhampton chromosome 4, APGP_CSIRO_Bneo_wtdbg2-racon-allhic-juicebox.fasta_v2, whole genome shotgun sequence window:
- the LOC126756527 gene encoding uncharacterized protein LOC126756527 isoform X2, giving the protein MMRSPNGRMPHQGLNRLWIATTICAITVLSGSFVRPAFGAPAKLDPIAVAVSTDGETGRSSVPGPLATAIAATTVDVENAQLVELNPKGTNVLTTSQTDKKLPNHNLNSLPSYILELNDPDIGGPVEYMPAEDGSSLKVIAWDLLPPIEQEPTITTSGNHLPKSVSGTHNNKVSLTAGQSFSAQASEIGVSNKGSVSVASLTSPQENRIYSTSSTTTTPKLTTARTTRPTTTTTTTTTRATTTTRRPTTTTTRRTTTTRRNPTTTSTTTPAPLNPNDFFQLENGDSYTLPSWLADIDDPELDAAVSFIPPENIHEYNDTISRDILPPLEPYTDLNDIELPEELRTTSTTTSRPRTTSTTPKPRQAFTTTPKSVTVSTPRPHWVRAYPTTAKTTTTTTTQRPNSFDDRFSSNHIAQTHDSTFASSSTFPNSKVHTSFLSNSVISTTTSTTTPKPRLTTSAAPSHHINRYQQDNNRFNENSFTITDHTANAEVKNSQAVTTSKFSNSNPFLPAHNSATRPFSSQNAIKFTTSTSTTTTTTTPATPIEENPFDSVTLPSWLADFDYPDLAPGVPFIYNAEESNSDVSNDLLPPSQLSAETTDTTKPIFITSSPTSFNSFQIAPSSTNRHDSTFASASTSTTRTFAFNNSPSKVITTAKPFNIQNPFAKVPNSNNNNQEPITVPPVLFSPPTADAESKVDIVAVNDVSKAVPHFDRENAATTADQFHNNKHSSSSFNKNFAAPFEPTSTAGSADSSASTDQDFGSSTKTTFSKSNEGKVITNNVFGTSSGVTSASKQSGFSAGTTAGQAAFQKDFQHSSSSFIGTSNTFNKASTPSAFSTFNGAQQSTNFNSFNNKGNNRPVTNVNTGKYTGGFGGSPGVLGSGKIGSAVRSDGSIRPANVAFTQGTAIAPTAPPKLPTNPNIANRVGISTSAGSPVDTGVGANKYQGTFGGPPGVLIPFDNVKANK; this is encoded by the exons ATGATGCGGTCACCAAACGGGCGTATGCCTCATCAGGGTCTGAACAGACTTTGGATAGCTACCACTATTTGTGCCATTACCGTTTTGAGCGGGTCATTTGTGCGCCCCGCTTTCGGAGCACCAGCCAAACTTG ATCCCATTGCCGTTGCTGTATCGACGGATGGAGAAACCGGTAGGAGTTCAGTTCCAGGACCTTTGGCTACAGCAATCGCGGCAACGACAGTGGATGTGGAAAATGCTCAGCTAGTCGAATTGAACCCGAAAGGCACGAATGTGCTTACTACAAGTCAAACAGATAAGAAACTACCAAATCATAACCTTAACTCGTTGCCATCATACATACTTGAGTTAAACGACCCGGATATTGGAGGACCTGTAGAATACATGCCAGCTGAGGATGGGTCATCCTTGAAAGTTATCGCATGGGATTTATTACCACCAATTGAACAAGAACCTACCATAACTACATCGGGAAATCATTTACCAAAATCTGTATCTGGTACACATAACAATAAAGTATCTTTAACTGCGGGACAGAGCTTTAGTGCACAAGCATCTGAAATTGGTGTTTCCAATAAAGGAAGTGTTTCCGTGGCATCCCTTACTAGTCCACAAGAAAATAGGATTTATTCTACGAGTTCAACTACAACTACTCCCAAATTGACTACCGCGCGTACGACCAGGCCCACAACCACAACTACTACGACAACAACGAGAGCTACTACGACAACCCGCCGTCCAACCACCACAACAACACGTCGTACTACAACTACTAGACGTAATCcaacaactacatcaacaaccaCACCAGCACCACTTAATCCAAACGACTTTTTCCAATTAGAAAATGGTGACTCATATACTCTACCATCCTGGTTAGCTGATATTGATGATCCTGAATTGGATGCAGCAGTTAGTTTTATTCCACCAGAAAATATACACGAATATAATGATACCATTTCGCGGGATATTCTTCCTCCACTTGAACCATACACCGATCTTAATGACATTGAGTTGCCTGAAGAGCTTCGTACAACTTCCACCACTACCAGTCGGCCCCGTACCACATCTACGACACCTAAGCCGCGTCAAGCATTTACTACCACCCCTAAAAGTGTAACTGTATCCACACCTCGACCACATTGGGTACGCGCTTATCCCACAACTGCCAAAACAACCACTACTACAACCACTCAACGACCCAACTCTTTTGATGATCGTTTTTCTTCCAATCATATTGCACAAACGCATGATTCGACATTTGCCTCATCTTCTACCTTTCCCAATTCGAAAGTGCACACGTCATTCCTTAGTAATAGCGTCATCAGTACCACGACTAGCACGACGACACCAAAACCTCGACTAACGACATCGGCTGCACCATCGCACCATATCAATAGATATCAACAAGACAACAAtagatttaatgaaaattctttCACTATCACAGATCATACAGCAAATGCTGAAGTGAAAAACAGTCAAGCAGTCACAACATCAAAATTCTCTAATTCAAATCCCTTCTTGCCAGCACACAATAGTGCCACACGTCCGTTTTCGTCTCagaatgcaattaaatttactACCAGCACGTCAACGactactacaactacaactCCTGCAACTCCAATAGAAGAAAATCCATTCGATTCCGTCACTTTACCATCGTGGTTAGCTGATTTCGATTATCCCGACTTGGCTCCAGGTGTACCGTTCATATACAATGCTGAGGAATCGAATTCGGATGTCTCCAATGATTTGCTGCCACCTTCGCAGCTGTCTGCTGAAACAACAGATACAACAAAACCAATTTTCATAACATCCTCTCCCACATCCTTTAACTCCTTTCAAATTGCACCAAGTTCAACTAATCGGCACGATTCCACTTTCGCTTCCGCCTCCACCTCTACTACACGTACTTTCGCTTTTAATAATTCCCCATCAAAAGTCATCACAACTGCCAAACCATTCAACATCCAAAATCCATTCGCGAAAGTGCctaatagcaacaataacaatcaaGAGCCAATCACTGTGCCACCAGTGCTATTTAGTCCACCAACCGCAGATGCTGAGAGTAAAGTCGACATTGTGGCCGTGAACGATGTCAGCAAGGCAGTTCCTCATTTTGATCGTGAAAACGCAGCAACAACAGCTGACCAATTTCATAACAACAAACATTCCTCAtcaagttttaataaaaattttgcagctCCATTCGAACCAACGTCGACGGCTGGCAGCGCCGATTCATCGGCTTCTACAGATCAAGATTTTGGTAGCTCAACGAAAACCACATTTTCGAAAAGTAACGAAGGCAAAGTGATAACTAACAACGTATTTGGTACTTCCAGCGGCGTTACAAGCGCATCTAAACAAAGTGGATTTAGTGCAGGTACCACTGCCGGGCAAgcagctttccaaaaag ACTTCCAACATAGTAGCAGCAGTTTCATCGGAACTTCAAATACCTTCAATAAGGCTTCAACTCCGAGCGCGTTTTCAACTTTCAACGGCGCTCAACAGAGCACGAATTTCAATAGTTTTAATAACAAGGGCAATAATAGACCAGTAACCAATGTAAATACTGGAAAATACACTGGAGGTTTTGGCGGATCTCCAGGTGTTTTGGGTagtggaaaaataggttccgCAGTGCGATCAGATGGATCCATACGCCCTGCGAATGTTGCATTTACACAGGGAACGGCCATTGCACCTACAGCACCACCAAAGCTTCCAACCAATCCTAACATTGCAAATCGCGTTGGAATTTCAACTTCCGCCGGTTCCCCGGTCGACACTGGTGTGGGTGCTAATAAGTACCAAGGGACATTCGGTGGACCACCCGGAGTGTTGATCCCGTTTGACAATGTCAAAGCGAATAAATAG
- the LOC126756527 gene encoding uncharacterized protein LOC126756527 isoform X1, producing MMRSPNGRMPHQGLNRLWIATTICAITVLSGSFVRPAFGAPAKLDGIGPPPESPFPLEAQPTQFSDAIAAALNNDNSARDVKGFSKNQPSAVDSYGNPIETLKPIDTPDGRKVISAQGLQFEIPNYASGITEIKKPADDLLPPFIDPIAVAVSTDGETGRSSVPGPLATAIAATTVDVENAQLVELNPKGTNVLTTSQTDKKLPNHNLNSLPSYILELNDPDIGGPVEYMPAEDGSSLKVIAWDLLPPIEQEPTITTSGNHLPKSVSGTHNNKVSLTAGQSFSAQASEIGVSNKGSVSVASLTSPQENRIYSTSSTTTTPKLTTARTTRPTTTTTTTTTRATTTTRRPTTTTTRRTTTTRRNPTTTSTTTPAPLNPNDFFQLENGDSYTLPSWLADIDDPELDAAVSFIPPENIHEYNDTISRDILPPLEPYTDLNDIELPEELRTTSTTTSRPRTTSTTPKPRQAFTTTPKSVTVSTPRPHWVRAYPTTAKTTTTTTTQRPNSFDDRFSSNHIAQTHDSTFASSSTFPNSKVHTSFLSNSVISTTTSTTTPKPRLTTSAAPSHHINRYQQDNNRFNENSFTITDHTANAEVKNSQAVTTSKFSNSNPFLPAHNSATRPFSSQNAIKFTTSTSTTTTTTTPATPIEENPFDSVTLPSWLADFDYPDLAPGVPFIYNAEESNSDVSNDLLPPSQLSAETTDTTKPIFITSSPTSFNSFQIAPSSTNRHDSTFASASTSTTRTFAFNNSPSKVITTAKPFNIQNPFAKVPNSNNNNQEPITVPPVLFSPPTADAESKVDIVAVNDVSKAVPHFDRENAATTADQFHNNKHSSSSFNKNFAAPFEPTSTAGSADSSASTDQDFGSSTKTTFSKSNEGKVITNNVFGTSSGVTSASKQSGFSAGTTAGQAAFQKDFQHSSSSFIGTSNTFNKASTPSAFSTFNGAQQSTNFNSFNNKGNNRPVTNVNTGKYTGGFGGSPGVLGSGKIGSAVRSDGSIRPANVAFTQGTAIAPTAPPKLPTNPNIANRVGISTSAGSPVDTGVGANKYQGTFGGPPGVLIPFDNVKANK from the exons ATGATGCGGTCACCAAACGGGCGTATGCCTCATCAGGGTCTGAACAGACTTTGGATAGCTACCACTATTTGTGCCATTACCGTTTTGAGCGGGTCATTTGTGCGCCCCGCTTTCGGAGCACCAGCCAAACTTG ATGGTATTGGGCCACCACCAGAATCGCCATTCCCTTTAGAAGCACAACCAACACAATTTTCCGATGCGATAGCTGCGGCTCTTAATAATGATAATAGTGCCAGAGACGTTAAAGGCTTCAGCAAAAATCAACCGTCGGCGGTCGATAGTTATGGTAATCCGATTGAGACGCTGAAACCCATCGATACACCCGATGGGCGGAAGGTAATCAGTGCGCAGGGTTTACAATTTGAAATACCCAACTATGCTTCGGGCATAACTGAGATAAAGAAGCCGGCCGACGACTTACTGCCACCATTCATTG ATCCCATTGCCGTTGCTGTATCGACGGATGGAGAAACCGGTAGGAGTTCAGTTCCAGGACCTTTGGCTACAGCAATCGCGGCAACGACAGTGGATGTGGAAAATGCTCAGCTAGTCGAATTGAACCCGAAAGGCACGAATGTGCTTACTACAAGTCAAACAGATAAGAAACTACCAAATCATAACCTTAACTCGTTGCCATCATACATACTTGAGTTAAACGACCCGGATATTGGAGGACCTGTAGAATACATGCCAGCTGAGGATGGGTCATCCTTGAAAGTTATCGCATGGGATTTATTACCACCAATTGAACAAGAACCTACCATAACTACATCGGGAAATCATTTACCAAAATCTGTATCTGGTACACATAACAATAAAGTATCTTTAACTGCGGGACAGAGCTTTAGTGCACAAGCATCTGAAATTGGTGTTTCCAATAAAGGAAGTGTTTCCGTGGCATCCCTTACTAGTCCACAAGAAAATAGGATTTATTCTACGAGTTCAACTACAACTACTCCCAAATTGACTACCGCGCGTACGACCAGGCCCACAACCACAACTACTACGACAACAACGAGAGCTACTACGACAACCCGCCGTCCAACCACCACAACAACACGTCGTACTACAACTACTAGACGTAATCcaacaactacatcaacaaccaCACCAGCACCACTTAATCCAAACGACTTTTTCCAATTAGAAAATGGTGACTCATATACTCTACCATCCTGGTTAGCTGATATTGATGATCCTGAATTGGATGCAGCAGTTAGTTTTATTCCACCAGAAAATATACACGAATATAATGATACCATTTCGCGGGATATTCTTCCTCCACTTGAACCATACACCGATCTTAATGACATTGAGTTGCCTGAAGAGCTTCGTACAACTTCCACCACTACCAGTCGGCCCCGTACCACATCTACGACACCTAAGCCGCGTCAAGCATTTACTACCACCCCTAAAAGTGTAACTGTATCCACACCTCGACCACATTGGGTACGCGCTTATCCCACAACTGCCAAAACAACCACTACTACAACCACTCAACGACCCAACTCTTTTGATGATCGTTTTTCTTCCAATCATATTGCACAAACGCATGATTCGACATTTGCCTCATCTTCTACCTTTCCCAATTCGAAAGTGCACACGTCATTCCTTAGTAATAGCGTCATCAGTACCACGACTAGCACGACGACACCAAAACCTCGACTAACGACATCGGCTGCACCATCGCACCATATCAATAGATATCAACAAGACAACAAtagatttaatgaaaattctttCACTATCACAGATCATACAGCAAATGCTGAAGTGAAAAACAGTCAAGCAGTCACAACATCAAAATTCTCTAATTCAAATCCCTTCTTGCCAGCACACAATAGTGCCACACGTCCGTTTTCGTCTCagaatgcaattaaatttactACCAGCACGTCAACGactactacaactacaactCCTGCAACTCCAATAGAAGAAAATCCATTCGATTCCGTCACTTTACCATCGTGGTTAGCTGATTTCGATTATCCCGACTTGGCTCCAGGTGTACCGTTCATATACAATGCTGAGGAATCGAATTCGGATGTCTCCAATGATTTGCTGCCACCTTCGCAGCTGTCTGCTGAAACAACAGATACAACAAAACCAATTTTCATAACATCCTCTCCCACATCCTTTAACTCCTTTCAAATTGCACCAAGTTCAACTAATCGGCACGATTCCACTTTCGCTTCCGCCTCCACCTCTACTACACGTACTTTCGCTTTTAATAATTCCCCATCAAAAGTCATCACAACTGCCAAACCATTCAACATCCAAAATCCATTCGCGAAAGTGCctaatagcaacaataacaatcaaGAGCCAATCACTGTGCCACCAGTGCTATTTAGTCCACCAACCGCAGATGCTGAGAGTAAAGTCGACATTGTGGCCGTGAACGATGTCAGCAAGGCAGTTCCTCATTTTGATCGTGAAAACGCAGCAACAACAGCTGACCAATTTCATAACAACAAACATTCCTCAtcaagttttaataaaaattttgcagctCCATTCGAACCAACGTCGACGGCTGGCAGCGCCGATTCATCGGCTTCTACAGATCAAGATTTTGGTAGCTCAACGAAAACCACATTTTCGAAAAGTAACGAAGGCAAAGTGATAACTAACAACGTATTTGGTACTTCCAGCGGCGTTACAAGCGCATCTAAACAAAGTGGATTTAGTGCAGGTACCACTGCCGGGCAAgcagctttccaaaaag ACTTCCAACATAGTAGCAGCAGTTTCATCGGAACTTCAAATACCTTCAATAAGGCTTCAACTCCGAGCGCGTTTTCAACTTTCAACGGCGCTCAACAGAGCACGAATTTCAATAGTTTTAATAACAAGGGCAATAATAGACCAGTAACCAATGTAAATACTGGAAAATACACTGGAGGTTTTGGCGGATCTCCAGGTGTTTTGGGTagtggaaaaataggttccgCAGTGCGATCAGATGGATCCATACGCCCTGCGAATGTTGCATTTACACAGGGAACGGCCATTGCACCTACAGCACCACCAAAGCTTCCAACCAATCCTAACATTGCAAATCGCGTTGGAATTTCAACTTCCGCCGGTTCCCCGGTCGACACTGGTGTGGGTGCTAATAAGTACCAAGGGACATTCGGTGGACCACCCGGAGTGTTGATCCCGTTTGACAATGTCAAAGCGAATAAATAG